Proteins co-encoded in one Govania unica genomic window:
- a CDS encoding threonine/serine dehydratase produces the protein MSFVPSFSDIESAVDIIKDVVIETPLVESAELNARMGGRILLKAENLQRTGSFKFRGAYYRLALMTAAERAAGVVACSSGNHAQGVAAAAAILGIPAVIVMPADAPRIKIDNTRAYGAEVVTFDRLTENREEIAGRIAAERGSLFVPPYDDPHVIVGQGTAGLELMRQAAAQNASPDSILVCCSGGGLAAGTALAAQGIDPDVSIYVAEPQGFDDTGRSLRAGERLRNPALGGSICDALMAPMPGAVTFPINRHVIAGGVAVSDDEVRTAMRYAFGTLKLVLEPGGAAAFAAVLAGRVETRDRTIGVVLSGGNVDPGLYAAILAGM, from the coding sequence ATGAGTTTCGTGCCCAGCTTTTCTGATATCGAGTCCGCCGTCGACATCATCAAGGACGTTGTGATTGAAACTCCGCTAGTGGAATCCGCCGAGCTGAACGCCCGTATGGGTGGCCGCATTCTGCTCAAGGCGGAAAATCTTCAGCGCACCGGCTCGTTCAAATTTCGTGGTGCTTATTATCGTCTGGCCTTGATGACAGCGGCCGAACGCGCGGCGGGCGTGGTCGCCTGTTCATCGGGCAATCATGCCCAAGGGGTCGCGGCGGCGGCGGCGATCCTTGGCATTCCGGCGGTCATCGTCATGCCGGCGGATGCGCCGCGCATCAAGATCGACAACACCCGCGCGTACGGCGCCGAGGTTGTGACCTTCGATCGCCTGACCGAAAACCGTGAAGAGATCGCCGGTCGCATCGCCGCTGAACGTGGCAGTCTGTTCGTACCGCCTTATGACGATCCCCATGTGATCGTCGGGCAGGGCACAGCCGGGCTTGAACTGATGCGGCAGGCGGCGGCACAGAATGCGAGCCCTGACAGCATCCTGGTCTGTTGCAGCGGTGGCGGGCTTGCGGCAGGCACGGCGCTGGCGGCTCAGGGGATCGACCCGGATGTATCGATCTATGTGGCCGAGCCGCAGGGCTTCGACGACACCGGGCGCTCCTTGCGGGCCGGGGAGCGGCTGCGCAATCCGGCGCTTGGTGGATCGATCTGTGATGCCCTCATGGCGCCCATGCCGGGGGCGGTGACCTTTCCCATCAATCGCCATGTGATTGCAGGCGGCGTCGCGGTCAGCGACGACGAAGTCCGCACGGCCATGCGCTATGCCTTCGGGACTTTGAAACTTGTGCTTGAGCCCGGGGGAGCCGCAGCCTTCGCCGCAGTGCTCGCGGGGCGGGTCGAAACCCGTGATCGCACCATCGGGGTGGTTCTATCCGGCGGCAACGTCGACCCCGGTCTCTACGCGGCCATCCTAGCCGGAATGTAA
- a CDS encoding acyl-CoA thioesterase, which produces MTSSFPGTGPQLTIRTIPKPSDINYNGHIFGGWILSQMDIAGGLAAHQRAGGSVATVAIEGMKFHHPVLVNDLFSVYTNIVKTGRTSLTVHVEVKVMRSGLVDEILVTEGMFVFVRIDENARPVPIASAPAP; this is translated from the coding sequence ATGACCTCTTCATTTCCCGGAACCGGCCCGCAGCTCACGATCCGCACGATTCCGAAGCCTTCGGACATCAATTATAACGGGCATATTTTCGGCGGCTGGATTCTGTCGCAGATGGATATCGCGGGCGGTCTTGCCGCCCATCAGCGTGCTGGGGGCAGCGTCGCCACCGTCGCCATCGAAGGCATGAAATTCCACCATCCCGTGCTCGTGAACGACCTGTTCTCGGTCTATACCAATATCGTGAAAACCGGCCGCACCTCGCTGACCGTGCATGTGGAAGTCAAGGTCATGCGGAGCGGCCTCGTGGACGAAATTCTGGTTACCGAAGGCATGTTCGTATTCGTCCGCATCGACGAAAACGCGCGCCCGGTGCCGATTGCCTCAGCGCCCGCTCCATAA
- a CDS encoding YybH family protein — MSDVSFEAVTREIRRRSDNFASFFRAGDAAGLVADYYVDEPQMSAPDMPLLTSRAAITGLFEELMKGFSACDLTQHDVRVSGERAYELGIAIVTPKDASAPKVDCRYVIVWRKAADGWRVELDFFAFGKLI; from the coding sequence ATGTCAGACGTTTCGTTCGAAGCCGTCACCCGGGAAATCCGCCGCCGGTCGGATAATTTCGCCAGTTTCTTCCGGGCCGGGGACGCCGCCGGTCTGGTTGCTGATTACTATGTGGATGAGCCGCAGATGTCCGCTCCGGACATGCCGCTTCTGACCTCACGCGCGGCCATTACGGGGCTGTTTGAGGAGCTGATGAAGGGTTTCTCGGCCTGCGACCTCACACAGCATGATGTACGTGTTTCGGGCGAACGGGCCTATGAACTCGGCATTGCCATCGTCACCCCGAAGGATGCCAGCGCGCCAAAGGTGGATTGCCGCTATGTCATCGTCTGGCGCAAGGCTGCGGACGGTTGGCGGGTCGAGCTTGATTTCTTCGCTTTCGGCAAGCTGATCTGA
- a CDS encoding threonine ammonia-lyase, with protein MLYLPSLPEIEAARARLNGRVLRTPLVPFYGDSGGQRIYLKLECLQPFGSFKIRAGLNALLSLSAADLAEGVLTTSAGNFGQGVAYAARELGVAATVVVPENAARNKINAMEALGARILPMPLGDWWHVLATRELPGQRGHFVHPVAEQTVLTGNATIGLEIAEDCPEAEVVLVPFGGGGLAVGIASALRHVLPAARVLVAESEAAEPVRAAFAANEPTRVPHHPSFIDGMGAAAVLPEMWPLVREVIKGSVTSTVAGVAEAIRLLAVKNHVMAEGAGGGALAAALTGKVDAKVIVCVVSGGNIDPEKYAQILAGQVPG; from the coding sequence ATGCTCTATCTGCCCTCCCTGCCCGAAATCGAAGCCGCCCGCGCGCGTCTCAACGGCCGTGTTCTGCGCACGCCGCTTGTGCCCTTTTATGGCGACAGCGGGGGGCAGCGCATTTACCTCAAATTGGAATGCCTGCAACCGTTCGGCTCGTTCAAAATCCGCGCCGGATTGAATGCATTGCTATCGCTGTCGGCGGCGGATCTCGCGGAGGGCGTGCTCACCACCAGCGCCGGGAATTTTGGCCAGGGTGTCGCCTATGCGGCGCGTGAACTTGGGGTCGCCGCCACCGTGGTGGTGCCGGAAAACGCCGCTCGCAACAAGATCAACGCCATGGAGGCCCTCGGCGCGCGCATTCTCCCGATGCCGCTTGGCGATTGGTGGCATGTGCTGGCGACGCGGGAACTGCCGGGCCAGCGCGGCCATTTCGTCCATCCCGTGGCCGAACAGACGGTCCTGACCGGCAACGCCACCATCGGGCTTGAGATCGCCGAAGACTGCCCTGAGGCCGAAGTTGTGCTGGTGCCGTTCGGTGGTGGCGGGCTCGCGGTCGGCATCGCCTCGGCGCTGCGGCATGTTTTGCCCGCCGCCCGGGTCCTTGTAGCCGAATCCGAAGCCGCCGAGCCGGTGCGCGCCGCCTTCGCCGCCAACGAGCCGACCCGTGTGCCCCATCACCCAAGCTTCATCGACGGCATGGGCGCGGCCGCCGTGCTGCCCGAAATGTGGCCTCTTGTACGTGAGGTCATCAAGGGCAGCGTTACGAGTACGGTGGCCGGAGTTGCCGAGGCGATCCGGCTCCTCGCCGTCAAAAACCATGTCATGGCCGAGGGGGCTGGCGGCGGTGCGCTCGCCGCGGCACTCACCGGCAAGGTCGACGCCAAAGTGATCGTCTGCGTTGTGTCGGGCGGTAATATCGACCCTGAAAAATACGCACAGATCCTCGCCGGACAAGTCCCGGGCTGA
- a CDS encoding Glu/Leu/Phe/Val family dehydrogenase: MTSGKSMLQQALVRLDEAAKHLNIHHDVLEKLQYPRETTQVRLMVRMDDGSRKSFMAWRCRYDDTRGPTKGGIRFHPESSADEVETLAFWMTFKCAVMNLPYGGGKGAVRVNSHELSKAELERLSRSYIQAFARIIGPDRDIPAPDVYTNSMIMGWMADEYSSIVGQSTPAVITGKPIALGGSLGRDDATARGGYYLVRHLEQELGLKRGSRVAIQGFGNAGQHIARLLDDDGYKIVAVSDSQGAIASDSGLDVNALLKAKEHGRSVTTLAGTGDVRAIDANDVIAVDCDLLVPAAMEDLIHKDNAHGIKARIVLELANGPITPEADEILAEKNVIILPDILANAGGVTVSYFEWVQNRQGYYWSVEEVHSRLKTIMDAEGAAIWKRAQEQKISVRSAAYVHALARLSNAIEAHGTQPFFTM; encoded by the coding sequence ATGACATCAGGAAAATCCATGCTTCAGCAGGCGCTTGTGCGTCTGGATGAAGCAGCAAAACATCTGAATATCCATCACGACGTGCTGGAAAAGCTGCAATATCCACGGGAAACGACCCAAGTGCGCCTGATGGTGCGAATGGACGACGGCTCGCGCAAGTCCTTCATGGCCTGGCGCTGCCGTTACGACGATACCCGCGGCCCGACCAAGGGCGGCATCCGCTTCCATCCGGAAAGCTCGGCCGATGAGGTCGAAACCCTCGCCTTCTGGATGACCTTCAAATGCGCCGTGATGAATCTGCCCTATGGCGGCGGCAAGGGGGCTGTGCGCGTCAATTCGCATGAACTGTCGAAAGCCGAGCTTGAGCGGCTGTCGCGCAGCTATATCCAAGCTTTTGCCCGCATCATCGGTCCCGACCGCGATATCCCGGCACCCGACGTCTATACCAATTCCATGATCATGGGCTGGATGGCCGACGAATATTCATCAATCGTCGGTCAATCGACTCCGGCAGTCATCACCGGCAAGCCGATCGCGCTTGGCGGATCGCTCGGCCGGGACGATGCCACCGCGCGCGGCGGCTATTACCTTGTGCGCCATCTCGAACAGGAACTCGGCCTGAAGCGGGGCTCACGAGTCGCCATCCAGGGCTTTGGCAACGCTGGTCAGCATATCGCCCGTCTGCTTGACGATGATGGCTACAAAATCGTCGCCGTCTCGGATTCGCAGGGCGCCATCGCCAGCGACAGCGGTCTCGATGTGAATGCCCTCCTCAAAGCCAAAGAGCATGGTCGTTCGGTGACCACCCTTGCAGGCACCGGTGACGTGCGGGCGATCGACGCGAACGACGTGATCGCCGTCGATTGCGACCTGCTGGTGCCCGCCGCCATGGAGGATCTGATCCACAAGGACAACGCCCACGGCATCAAGGCCCGCATCGTGCTTGAACTCGCGAACGGTCCGATCACCCCTGAGGCTGACGAAATCCTGGCCGAAAAGAATGTCATCATTCTGCCGGATATCCTGGCCAATGCAGGTGGCGTCACGGTGTCCTATTTCGAATGGGTGCAGAACCGTCAGGGCTATTACTGGTCGGTCGAAGAGGTCCACAGCCGCCTCAAGACCATCATGGATGCCGAAGGCGCAGCCATCTGGAAACGGGCTCAGGAACAGAAGATCTCTGTCCGCAGTGCCGCCTATGTCCACGCCCTGGCCCGGCTCTCCAACGCCATAGAGGCCCATGGCACACAGCCATTCTTCACCATGTAA